The genomic region aatgaaacatgatgattcacagatcataacgtcatcatgtgctatgttacacgactcttgtattctctttggtctctaaatatcaagaaaatatttcttgatgattcggccttttccgaggtattctggtaatttgacaagtcaagatcgtgtcattacaatttccttcctagaacattaacaatgttcattccgaaatttatatctgcgaattctggaccattacaagcggtgcttaatcgcaagaagaagaaacggaaggacaaagctccgaactagaaatgggagtataaatcatagaaaatagaagagagcattaactgtggatgacaatggttatagaagaagcaaggactttgaaatataagggaagatataaaacccaacaacaacccagaaatcacaaaccgtatatatcaatgcatataacaatataaagacacgggagaactaaaaacactataaaaccaagagtatagtagaagtaaatagattcttccggaggcagatgaaaaagaagagcgacagatatgaaagtgaggagtatatcaagaatcagcactggatgaagcatattgacaaatactttaaaatatgagttgagaaggtgtgagttgtaagaaaacaaatgaggtggatttatagtgaaatatccgacagagaaatcaaaatggattatcgcattaattcgaagaggatcataatttccttaatcgccgaataatcaaatccaatatagattacaaagattttcttttcggagatcaatcgtgatgacgtcaaaagatacgacgaatcactattatcttatttcattcatttacgataacttcactcatacgcttcgagtaatcgaattattttatccattcttcttgaacatgataaaactctataatcgttataataacattctcattgttagtcatgacgacctctatcaaatttcggggacgaaatttctttaacgggtaggtactgtgacgacccggaaatttctgaccaaatttaaactttaatctttatattattcagacacgataagcaaagtttgttaagttaaatctcaagaattttaaactgtgttcatacattcattataacctcgaccaaattccgacgattcacgaaccgttatatataaatagatatgtatatgtatatatatattataacttgagaatattaataaagtattaaacgtataatactttacacgaacgtatttgtttcaatatgattttcgacgaaaaaaaatatattaaatgattgaattatcagaaacattgaattatgattacaagtctctgttgagaggtccactatgatttgagaaaatctattcctcttaacgatattcagaataatttgtaaagctatttataaataaaaacaaaaagtgtcatttacgagagttagacaaaagttagtggagaattggtttccataatattctattaatctattttcaaacgtacaaagacgttttcagtttaaaaagaactttattattaaaacgtatataacttttataaatatctagaatcacttttgacaactcattacttaaccagtataataaatataacgatatttatattttatttcattaaatatatataacgatttaaattaatattatatatatttatacgcgtattatacatacatagttttttatacttttactatactttaactttacctttactttacttttactttactttaactttaataattcatactttaataattcactttaataattcatactttataattcagtttaataattcatactttaataattcactttaataattcatactttaataattcatactttaataattcactttaataattcatactttaataattcacttttataattcaaaaatctattataaatagaattcaataggtttcattatttcatagaaacttgaaaatatatttctctaaactctctcaattgatatatatatatatatatatatatatatatatatatatatatatatatatatattgctctgtattatttcaagatattattagtatacataaaatattacgacggagtgctgtccgagtgatttcaaaatagtttttttgaatgagtcgaagctaaggaaattatgagttatagctatggaggtgatgggtatggttcatgggtatgctcgtgaggtcaatatagtgtttatcatctccgttgcgtctacgtactttcctgcaatattgaatctcaatattgatacgttcgtgaatccgaggccaaccttgcacttattaaatgacgttatatgtatttttactacgaaatatagtattgtgagtttcatttgctcccttttatatatatttttgggactgagaatacatgcgctgtttttataaatgttttacgaaataggcacaagtactaaaactaattctacgtgggtttaaaccagaaatatacccttagcttggtaacatcaaactacttgtctatgtacggtaggcgcgaatcctaaagatagatctattgggcctgacaaaccccatcctgactatgggatgctttagtacttcgaggttattttaaacacacctgatctggtgtacttcagagggtaaaacatgaacgttaaggcttgttaccgggtgcctacaacttatagaatacttttatacacttgcgagtgtacatatatttataaacggaaatcttgtggtctattaatatattgaaatgattgttatgataaacctgtgaactcaccaaccttttagttgacactttaaagcatgtttattctcaggtattaaagaaatcttccgctgtgcattagctcattttaaggatattacttggagtcattcatggcatattttgaaagacgttgcattcgagtcattgagttcatcaagattattattaagccaattatagttggatgtattatgaaatggtgtgcatgccgtcaactttcgttgtaaagaaagtttgtcttttaaaaacgaatgcaatgtttgtaaaatgtatcatatagaggtcaaatacctcgcgatgtaatcaactattgtgaatcgtttataatgtatatgaacgagtcctttcagaaTATACATGAGATTACCTAAGGATACGACAAAGGGGATTTGAATAGAGGTTGTAAACTACAAAAATCCACATATGGTTTACGACAAGCGTCAAGGAATTGGTATCAAAAATTCACCAAAGTGTTAATGGCAAAAGGTTTTAAGCAATCAAATGCTAATCACTCAATGTTTGTATTTCGTCAAAACAACATACATGTTATAGCATCGATATATATGTAGATGACATTCTTCTCATGGGTAACGATCAACGACAAATTGACAAAGTAAAGTCGCATCTTTAAACAAATTCTTCCATTAAAGATTTAGGGCCGCACAAATAGTTCCTAGGCATTAAAATAGCTAGATTAGCTGAAGGAATTGTTATCAGTCAACATAAATACACGATGGACATTTTAAAGGATTGCAAGGTCGAACGATGTCAACTTAGTGGCTTTCCGATGGAGAAAAATTTCTGCTTAAAGCAATATGATACTGGTGAAGAAGTCGATGGAGCTCAATATCGAAGGTTAGTTTGGCTTTCACTTTACGTGACATTCATTATGCCTGAAATTGCTTATTTAGTTAACCAATTGAGCCAATTTGAGTAATCCACGTCGAAATCATATGGATGCATCACTTAGAGCATTACCATTGTACATGGCAAACCAAACTCTAAGTATTCAATTTGGGTCTAATGGGTCTTGCATATGGGTCAAACGGGTCGAGTTGTAAAGTTTTCATTTTTTGAGATTCACATCCCTAAAAATTCGTCCAATGACTTTTTTTTAGAACATATTGGGTCTTAGACAAAAAATAAGAAATGGGTCGATCAGGTTCAAATCCACCAAGTCCAACAAATAGAGACGGGTCCAACGGgttttgtatattatatataggtCCAACGTGTCGAGCTATAAAATTTTGAATTTTAGTTGCACAATGTAatttttcaaaataaaataaaaaataatgaaataataaaaataatatattataaaaatattatataataaaaatgataaaaaaatattttaaattaaaatttattgaacaaaatggTTCTCGACCCGACCCGACCCAACCCGTTTGGGTCTCGACCCACTCAGACCCAACCCGGGTCCCAACCCAACCCGTTTGACTCATTTAAATTCTAACCCGTTTTGACCAAACCCAtttgggtctcgacccaacccgacccgTTTGTCAGGCATAACTACCATATTTGAAGACTACACTTGGACAAGGCCTGTTTTTTCCTTCCATTGCATATCTAAAGTTATTAGCCTACTATGTCGTTAGTTGGTTGAGTTGTACAAATACTAAAaggcaaggttgtaaaagtcgcgagtcggggacgcatcggtcgagacctaaaaaagacgcgtcggccgagtcggggacgcgtcgGCGACGCATCGGtcattgaccaacgttgactttattaataatttcttaaatatatatttatatatatataaaatagttgattctgtaccataagtttcttaaataagaacttgaatttgaaTACAattaaacttcaaactcaattaatgttaccgagtacataattagTAAGGACACaaagaaaagagcggcccaaaaaatgaaaacaaaccctaattttagaacatatcacatcttgacgaaaatgtGACTGATTTTGACCATTTTTGACGAACTTtcaccgtctttgacagactttgaccaaactttaagctttgaccgtcttttgagtcgtttttagaaaaaacgggacggagaacccaaaaaaacgacgcatcggccgacgcgtcggtcaagtcggccgacttttacaacactgctaaAAGGTCTTGCACGGGTTATTATATCAGTCTTGGAAATGCGCCAATTTCATGGCGTACAAAGAAGCAAAGCTTAGTTTCTCGTTCCCATGCAGATTCAGAATACCGAGCTATGGCCACTACGGTTTGCGAAGTATTGTGGTTACGGTGGTTATTACAAGATTTTGATGGGCCACAACTTTCAGCGACCCTTTTGATGTGCGATAATGAAGCTGCTTGCCACATTGCAATTAATCCAGTGTATCATGAACGTACAAAACATGTGGAGATGGATTGCTACTTTGTTCGTGAGAGCGTCAATAGTGGTGAGATAGAACTATGCTCTATTCGATTAGAATTTGACCGGCCGATATCTTCACTAAAGCATTGGATGCGGACCGTTTTTGATATTTGCGTGACAAGTTGGGTGTTTGTGATCTACACATTCCAACTTGAGGGAGGGGgagtgttgagatttatgtttatcCAAAATTGTATTCTTATTAGAATAGGAGATATAAACTCCAAGTTGTAATAGGTTATCTATGCTTAGGCCTCAAGTTTAGTATTGGCTATATAAGCCCATCTATTGTAACCCAAATAAACAGACTGAGAACaagattattaatattgttttcACCAAATATGATATTACCTTGTCTATAGTATTGTTGTCTAGGGAGGATCATGTGTTCTATGGCGATTCGCATATGTAAGTGTTAACATACCCATGACCGTTTCACCATAAGCAGAATAAGCAGATTCAACCACTAATTCATCCCAGAGAACGAGTACAATATTAAGATTAAGGCTCATGACTGGATCGTGATGTAAACGGTGACTATCATGTTCACCTACGATCTTTACCCACTTCAAAATACCAACATGGTATCCGGTCATAATGCTCTCCGAGTTATGATAAATCATGAGGCCTGCAGGTTATCTTGAGATGTGATGAATGGCAAAATATGAGCTTAGGAGTAAATATTGCTAATTTTTGGCAAAACAGCACTTAAAAGTAGATTATGCCAACTTTTGCATACACAAGTAGATGATTTTTTTAAATGATGTCTTGACAAAATGTGAACCATTATGTTTGGCTGTAAGTCCTCCATAGATGGATTGAGAGAAGACATAATCTTGTGATTTGTATGGCTAAATTGTTTAATGGTTCTTTCAGATGTTTTTATAAGTATATATTTGTGGTGTATGAATGTTTATAAGATGATGCACACAAAAGTCTGGAAGACACATTAATTGACTTTCCTAGTACTTGGGAGTTGACTCTAGCATAAGCGTGAGTATAGTATTATACCGTTACCAAATCGTATCGAACCGGTTGGTAGTGCATTATTTTATACGCTAACATGAGTACCGAATACCGTACCAATATAATCGGTTTGGCACTGGTACAGTTCCGTTAGCGATGCAGTCATTGGGTTCGATTCAAATCTTGAACCAGAATTGATTGATATAATTGCTTAAGCTGGAGGTGGAAGCATGAGTTCAGAGTTAGCATCGAAGTTGAATGGAACATCAGGCGGGTTACACGTTCCACTTTGCTGAGATTTGAGGTGCATGTGGTGATGATCACCCTCTCGCCCATTGCATTGATTCTAGCACGATACCACTTTCAGGCTAAGGGGAATCGAAGGCCGAGGAAAGTTTATTGGGAACAAGGATGCTTAAAGCCACTTCGCCAACTGGCGTTACTTGCGCTTTCATGTCTCTCAGTGTGGTAGCACTGGTGTTTCCGAATGAAGAGAGAAAAAAAGTGAAGGTTGTACACCTCATTTTCAAAAGAGGTACTAATACCGGAATATGCTATTCTTTCACCTTTTGAACTTTTCTGtgcgattttttttctttttaattgaaATGACTCGTTATCAAAATCAAATGAGCAAATATTTTCAAGACGATCCTCACAGTCAAAAAAATTCCAATGAACATGGTAATTCAAGAACGTCCGGCTAAAATGATGTACAGAATAAGTAACAGGACCAAGACATCTCCACTGGCCAGTGCCAAGAGTGTAAATCTCGGCATATAACTGACAAGGTCCATTCATCTCATTATAAGTTTATAATAAAGCCTTATAACTGTGTATTCCGAGGTCAATAAACTGACTCCAAAACCATAAATACCATCTCTTGAATCATTTATCGACTTAGGAAGGATCATATATTCTCGAGTGATTGGATTACAAATATATGTCTTCTTTATTGTGTGGTAACGGCTAGACAAACATATCAAACCATTAACTGATCCCTCTGTAGACAATCGAACATTTGGAGCAAGGTTAAGATCAAGACTCGTGATTGGGTCGTGGTGTAAATGATTGTGCCCATGTTCCTCATAAATTTCCACCAACTTCAAAGATGTTAGTCTAGTTCTAGACATTCCTCATAATCCTTATCAAGAACCATGAAACATACAGGTGAATTGGAGAGGTAAAGATTGATAAAATAAGAATCGGTAATAATATTCAGCCAATCACGGCAAACGCATTTGCAGCAGACGATTGTTTTGACAGGAAGTCTAAGAAGAATGTCAATGATATGATTATCTGATAAGTTTTGTATGGATGCATTGCATTTATTTTGGCTGACGTCACCAACAATTGATTTCAAAAGGGAGCCTTTAGTTCTTGACGAGTGTCTCTCATTTTCCATTTTTTCCTTTTCAAAATATGATGTATTTTAAGTCTTAGGGTTTTTGATTTTAGTGGTATCTGCAGGATTTTTAGGGCTAATGGTATGAGATCAAGTAAGATACGTTAGAATTATGATGATAATCAAGGCAATTTAAACAGCAACAATTTGTAAACCCTAAATTGATAATAAAACAAAATCAAATCGAAATTAGAATGAAGATAAACTTGAAATTGACATATCTGGGAGATGGATAGCTACCGGTGTTGTCTTCATCTGCTTTAACTTGTGAATGGAAAGCAACTGATTCCTTGCGTTTCTTGTCGGTAGTGGACTAGCGGACACAAGGAGAAGTAAATATAAGGAAGTCGAATGAAAGCGTATGATGTGTTTATAAAATAAACATGGACTGGGCTTATTTAGATGTAGTTCATAGGTGCATGTCAATCTGTTGGCCTAATGTTTTACTAGTATCACGAGTACTACGTATGCTTTtgtgtatatgaaaatatataaaacGTTGTGCGCTTTGACTCGTTTTTATTACTGAGTATATGTTTACAGATAATAGGTACGAGTTGCACAAATATGTTTTAAGTGACCCAAAGAACTTGGTCTATAGAAGTATAATGTAAATGGCTAAATGCAATTACTCAAAGCATGGTCGGCCTGAGAATTTAAGGACCTAGAGCGAGACGAAAGAAAAAATGCCCTTTTCCCCTGACGATTATAAACTACTAAATAAAACGACAACTAACGTCATATGAATACACATAAAGAATATATCATTAGAATTACATACCGTATAGGTAACAAATGATTCTTTAATTCACCAGCTCCTTTTATGCCAGATGAATTCAACTCCATCTCGCATCAAAACATCTTAAGAATTCTTAAATTCACCGGCTCCTATTATGTCAAATGAATTCAACTCTATATAAAGTTCTATAATGATACACATACATTTCTCATGCCTATGCGCATCACACGTGCTACGCACGTGCTGCGAAAAGACTTCCAGCGCTAATAAAGATGTGCGCGTAAAATGCTAACAGCGCCAAGAAAAAAGCATATGAGCGCGGAGAAACAAAATGACGCTGCCAAAGGATACCACAATACCTGTGACAGAGGAGTGGTGCAGGTGACCGACAAACCGTACTAGAGACCACAATCACCTTTACAGCTTTATGGATATGAAGGTACAGAACGGGAAAGGAAATGTACCTTTTGTCGAGGCACGTGTCACTAAGAGACAAAATCTTTCAactataaataaaattaaaaccaTCGGGGTCGGGAGTTTTCGAACTTGCACATTCCCAGACCGCAATTTAACGGGATAAAATTAACGCTCGTTATGTAAAGGGTCATATGTGAGATATCTTAATATATAGAGGTCAACGAAATCAAGAAAAAAGGTTAAGGTCACCTACGCTGTTTAGTATAAAGTTTGGAGACAAACTGCTAAGTTTTGTCTATCTTCTTATAATACTACATGTTTAAAAATGCTCTTGTTTTTCTCCCTTTTCTTACAACCATTGGTAATGGTATtgctttatttttaattaatattaatatagaccATATAAAAGAAGGATGACGAAGCTTCATCGCGTCCATAGATTCATGGGTATATGTTTGATATGATAATCAATTTATAATATCAAAGATTTAAGAAAttgatttgtttaattattaattttatttttcttGTAAGAAAACATACCACAATCGAGAAAATGGGGATGAAATATCAAAGTTCAGGTTTTTATTAGCTATGATGAATTTAAAGAGATAATTCGTAGAATTTTAAAATAATgtgacaatttcgacccatttatatcaTGAATAGGCCAATATGGGTCGACTTTAGTCTTAAATGAGTCATACAAACTTAGTCAGAAGTAGTAAGCGGATTCTAGCCAAAATGTCTGTTAAAGTCATAACTAACAAACTGATTATTGTAAGACATAATAATACGGagtacaacaaaaaaaaaaaaaaaaaaaaaaaaaactattcgtAGGTCGATCTGCTTTCAACAAGTACAAAAATGTCCTGTTTTAAGCCACACACATTTAACATTTTTTGTGTCACTCTGTATTTAGAGTGTCTGTAGAGGATTATAAGATGTGATAGTGATCCACTAGAAAACAACAAATACGCACAGGACAAAATATGTAATAGTGCTGGTCTTGTCATCAAATATTCTCTTGAACTTAGAAGCCCAAAAAGGTTGTGGGTTTCATCAGAAGGTCTTTGGGTTAAACTTTTGAGTTATGAAACCTAATTGACATCCAAATCCAAATTccatataaaaaaaacaaaaaattgcAGCATCTATTTTTATATCACTGTAACTTTTTTTCTAAATTCACCAGTAACCTTCAACAGTCTTAATATAATCTTCAATGTTACCATCTTTCAACCATGGATGCTAAATTCAACTATTAGCTTCTCTAATACACTTCTACTATATAATATACTTTATAAAAAAGACTGACAACTAATTAATGCTGAACAAAGATCATTTGATAAGTTATTATAAGTACATACATAACAAAAGGATGGTAATCTTCATAATCAATAATTTGTGATGTCATGCTACAAAACTATTTAAACAACTGATAATAAGATAAGAGCCAGCACCACCACAAAGCTAAGTTTTAGATATAGATAGTATGATAGCAAAATGAGAAATAAACAAAACATTGCATGTAGACTTCCACTAGGGCCCACAAAATAACTCTGAAATCATCTGTTGCTGCAGAAACAAGATTACATGTCACATTCCTCCACATTTTTAAAAGCATTAACAGCTAGAGAAAAATTAAAAATGGTACTGTCGTTGCCACTGTCATTAGTGGTCAAAAATTGGTTTTACAGTTAGGGGTGGCAAAATACCCGAAACCCGATATTTTTGGGCCGGGTAAACGGGTCATGGACCGGGTATGgcgtttattttaaatttttaggTGGGTTCATGTCCAAGGATGGTTTTAGATACTAACCCGATTACCCGGCTCGTATACCCGAAAAGACCTGAATCCGTATACGTGACTCGTTCAAATTTCAATAAcagataatataaataaatatattttttaattataatatatgtatattactacTATTATAAATGGGGACTCGGATAGCAGTGAGGAAACCCGTTTACCCGATAGGTACTAAGTAAATGGGGACTCGGATACCCATGGACAAACCCGTTTATCCGCCAGATAGTAAGCGAATGGGGACCCGACGGGTAAGGGTCCGAGTTTGGGACAgagtttcttaatcgggttcgggtccaGTATTGGGATTACCTATACCCGGTCCAAAGCCGGCCCGATGTCATCTCTATTTACAGTCAATGGGCAAGTTGCCAACCAGAAAACCTTGAGGAATAAGTTTCGTTATATAGAGAGAAAAACATGTTTACCACAGGAACTTGTGAACACTCTCCGATTCAAAATTTTGGAGTTTCATAAAGCTTGGACGATAATTGAACGCACTCACAAAGAAAAATTGTTTCTTTGGATTATATACCAACAGTTCCCTTGGACCATAATAAAACAAACCATAAACCGGCGAAATACTTCCATCATTCAAACTTCCTATTGGAAAACATGCCAAGTTAGATGAATATCCTATAAACGGGCAGATACTTTCCTTGATCAACACTTCCTTTTGCCACGAGTTGTTGTTACCATATTCCTTCATCACCCAAAATAAAACGTCAACATTATTATGAGTATAATAAGAATAACATAAACAACCCTTTAGAACTTCAAGCATTCCTCGAACATTATAATCTCTCTCTAAACATAATGGAAATCTTCTCAAGTTTATCTTCTCAAGTTTATCTTGACGGTCATAAAAATTCCAATGAGCATGGTAATTCAAGAACATCCCGCTGTAATCATATACAGAATAAGTAACAGGACCAAGACATCTCCACTGGCCAGTACCAAGAGTGTAAATCTCGGTATACAACGGACAAGGTCCATGAGTTGTATAACGTCTATAAACCCTCATAACTTTGTAGTCCGCGGTCAATA from Rutidosis leptorrhynchoides isolate AG116_Rl617_1_P2 chromosome 9, CSIRO_AGI_Rlap_v1, whole genome shotgun sequence harbors:
- the LOC139868016 gene encoding F-box protein CPR1-like; this encodes MNKCNTSIHNLSDNHIIDILLRLPVKTIVCCKCVCREWLNIITDSYFIKLHLSNSPECFMVLDKEFRTRTTSLKLVDVHEEHVHNHLYHMSLDLNLAPVFQNAQLSAEGSVNGLICLSSSNHTIKKTYICNPITREYMILPKSINDTRDGIYGFGVSLLTADYKVMRVYRRYTTHGPCPLYTEIYTLGTGQWRCLGPVTYSVYDYSGMFLNYHAHWNFYDRQDKLEKINLRRFPLCLERDYNVRGMLEVLKGCLCYSYYTHNNVDVLFWVMKEYGNNNSWQKEVLIKESICPFIGYSSNLACFPIGSLNDGSISPVYGLFYYGPRELLVYNPKKQFFFVSAFNYRPSFMKLQNFESESVHKFLW